The Caretta caretta isolate rCarCar2 chromosome 5, rCarCar1.hap1, whole genome shotgun sequence genome contains a region encoding:
- the OSTF1 gene encoding osteoclast-stimulating factor 1 isoform X2 — protein sequence MSKPPPKPAKPGQVKVFRALYTFEPRTPDELYFEEGDIIYISDMSDTNWWKGTCKGRTGLIPSNYVAEQAESIDNPLHEAAKRGNVSWLRECLDNQVGVNGLDKAGSTALYWACHGGHKDIVEVLFTQPSVELNQQNKLGDTALHAAAWKGYADIVEMLLAKGARTDLRNNEKKLALDMATNAACASLLKKKQGRDTVRTLSNAEEYLDDEDSD from the exons gACAGGTCAAAGTGTTCAGGGCCCTGTATACATTTGAACCCAGAACT ccAGATGAGTTGTATTTTGAAGAAGGGGATATCATCTACATTTCAGATATG agTGACACAAATTGGTGGAAGGGAACCTGCAAAGGCAGGACTGGACTTATTCCAAGCAACTATG TGGCTGAACAAGCTGAGTCCATTGATAATCCATTGCATGAAGCTGCCAAAAGAG GAAACGTGAGCTGGTTGAGAGAGTGCTTAGATAACCAAGTTGGTGTCAATGGTTTAGACAAAGCTGGAAGCACAGCTCTGTACTGGGCTTGCCATGGTGGGCACAAAG ATATagtggaagtgttatttacccagCCAAGTGTAGAACTAAATCAACAG AACAAATTGGGAGATACAGCTTTGCATGCTGCTGCTTGGAAGGGTTATGCAGATATTGTAGAGATGCTCCTGGCAAAGG gggcAAGAACAGATTTAAGAAACAATGAGAAGAAATTGGCTCTGGATATGGCTACCAATGCTGCCTGTGCTTCTCTGCTTAAAAAGAAACAAGGGAGAG ataCAGTGCGGACATTAAGTAACGCAGAGGAATACCTCGATGATGAAGACTCCGATTAA
- the OSTF1 gene encoding osteoclast-stimulating factor 1 isoform X1, which yields MEPWIRIQGSIQGQVKVFRALYTFEPRTPDELYFEEGDIIYISDMSDTNWWKGTCKGRTGLIPSNYVAEQAESIDNPLHEAAKRGNVSWLRECLDNQVGVNGLDKAGSTALYWACHGGHKDIVEVLFTQPSVELNQQNKLGDTALHAAAWKGYADIVEMLLAKGARTDLRNNEKKLALDMATNAACASLLKKKQGRDTVRTLSNAEEYLDDEDSD from the exons gACAGGTCAAAGTGTTCAGGGCCCTGTATACATTTGAACCCAGAACT ccAGATGAGTTGTATTTTGAAGAAGGGGATATCATCTACATTTCAGATATG agTGACACAAATTGGTGGAAGGGAACCTGCAAAGGCAGGACTGGACTTATTCCAAGCAACTATG TGGCTGAACAAGCTGAGTCCATTGATAATCCATTGCATGAAGCTGCCAAAAGAG GAAACGTGAGCTGGTTGAGAGAGTGCTTAGATAACCAAGTTGGTGTCAATGGTTTAGACAAAGCTGGAAGCACAGCTCTGTACTGGGCTTGCCATGGTGGGCACAAAG ATATagtggaagtgttatttacccagCCAAGTGTAGAACTAAATCAACAG AACAAATTGGGAGATACAGCTTTGCATGCTGCTGCTTGGAAGGGTTATGCAGATATTGTAGAGATGCTCCTGGCAAAGG gggcAAGAACAGATTTAAGAAACAATGAGAAGAAATTGGCTCTGGATATGGCTACCAATGCTGCCTGTGCTTCTCTGCTTAAAAAGAAACAAGGGAGAG ataCAGTGCGGACATTAAGTAACGCAGAGGAATACCTCGATGATGAAGACTCCGATTAA